The window ACAAATTATACACGTGGGCTGTTCATAGCCGATAACATATTGCCATAAATTGCATTAAGCGATGATAAGTTTTTAGCTAACTTGTTCACCTCTTCTTTAAACTGTTTCGAATCTTCCATCGATTCGTTAAAGTTCTGCATGGTTAATGATAAGTTCGAATAGAATTTATTCATCGATTTTAAATGCGCGCTCGAATCTTGTAATTCAAGTTCGTACACTGCGTTTAATGCCGACAAGTTTTTAGCTAAATTATTTACCTGATCGTGATAAGCTTGCGAATCAACATTACTTTCTCCCATGGCTTTTAAGTTAGCGGTAGCTTTTTCGAAAGATGCACTTAAGTTATCGAATCCCGCTGATGCAGTTTTAATTTTACCGGTAAATTCGTTGGTAGCAGTAGAAGCGTCAGCAACATTTGAAATGGTGGCAACTTTATCGCCAAATGTACGCAAGCCTGTTCCTAAGCTTTCAATCAATTCAGGGCCAATTTTAGCATCAGATAACATTTTATCTAAAGCAGCAGTGTTTGATGATCCTACTGCAGCTACTGGTCTGGCTGAAGCTTTTGGCAATTCACCAGCGAAATCAGATCTTAATTCCGGATAAACTCTTTCCCATGCTGGTTCTGGTTCTGGCGGAAAGAAACCGGTTAAAAAGAATAGAATTGATTCAACCCCAAGACCAATACCGATCATATAGTTTCCAAATATTCCACCAATGTGTAATATTTTAAATAACGCTCCAATAATTACAATACTTGCTCCCATGAAATCGCTACGTGTAACCAGCCTGGTTGTTTTTTTGCTGCCATAAAATTTTGATGTTTTTCTTTAGTTTTTAGTTTGTTTGGTTTAACGTCTTAAGTCGGTACCCGGGTAAGATGAAACGCATCTGAAACCGATATATGATCTCTGGGTATCCTGATATTCGTATGTTGCTACGGCATTCTGTAAAAAGTAACCTGTATCTTTCCACGAACCACCTTTTACTACTTTGCGTTTTTTGTATTTGCTGTCGGTAGCACCTGCATCGTAAGTAAAGTTAGGGTTCAAATCGTGCAATAATGGGCTAGCGCCTTTGTTGTACGCGGTAATGGTCCATTCTGATACGTTTCCGGCCATGTTGTAAAGACCATAATCGTTAGGAAAATAAGATCTTACACCTACAGTATAAATACCACCATCGCTCGAGTAATCGCCACGGCCTGGTTTAAAGTTGGCTTGTAAACATCCTTTTGTATTTCTGATATACGGACCACCCCAAGGGTATTTGGTTTTGGTGTTACCACCTCTTGCCGCATATTCAAATTCAGTTTCAGCTGGTAATCTGTAATCAGAGCGCGATCCTACTGGCAATTTACGGGCTGTAGCTACGCCATCATACAATTTGGTTCTCCAGTGAGAGAAAGCTTTTGCCTGCTCCCAGCTTACACCTACAACCGGATAATCATCATACGAAGGGTGATTGTAATAACCACGAACCATTGGATCATTCTGTGAGTAAGAGTAGTCTGTTTTCCAAACCATGGTATCAGGATAAATGGCAACGGTAAAACGGTCTATATAATCCTGACGTTTGCTGTTTGGATCTTTGTGGCCTAAAGCAGCTTTCTCCATATTTAACTCTGCGTAGGTGTACTCAAACTTACGCACATCAAATTCTTTCCTTCCCGGAAGTGCATCTAAACCTGAATAGTACATACCATCCAACTGGCTC is drawn from Pedobacter sp. HDW13 and contains these coding sequences:
- a CDS encoding SUMF1/EgtB/PvdO family nonheme iron enzyme; translated protein: MKKIYLLTIVGISLMLASCGHGGQGELVGAYNRKFKNDRIPLGMVYIPPGHTVLGAADEDITFSQNLPGRMTTISAFYMDQTEISNAEYRQFTNWVRDSIAIAMMGNPQQFMMTPRGNAAAAVGGDRFIDWRKVGPNGANIWKNRGRGGAGAQASQLDGMYYSGLDALPGRKEFDVRKFEYTYAELNMEKAALGHKDPNSKRQDYIDRFTVAIYPDTMVWKTDYSYSQNDPMVRGYYNHPSYDDYPVVGVSWEQAKAFSHWRTKLYDGVATARKLPVGSRSDYRLPAETEFEYAARGGNTKTKYPWGGPYIRNTKGCLQANFKPGRGDYSSDGGIYTVGVRSYFPNDYGLYNMAGNVSEWTITAYNKGASPLLHDLNPNFTYDAGATDSKYKKRKVVKGGSWKDTGYFLQNAVATYEYQDTQRSYIGFRCVSSYPGTDLRR
- the gldL gene encoding gliding motility protein GldL translates to MGASIVIIGALFKILHIGGIFGNYMIGIGLGVESILFFLTGFFPPEPEPAWERVYPELRSDFAGELPKASARPVAAVGSSNTAALDKMLSDAKIGPELIESLGTGLRTFGDKVATISNVADASTATNEFTGKIKTASAGFDNLSASFEKATANLKAMGESNVDSQAYHDQVNNLAKNLSALNAVYELELQDSSAHLKSMNKFYSNLSLTMQNFNESMEDSKQFKEEVNKLAKNLSSLNAIYGNMLSAMNSPRV